GGTTGACCTGTTTTGCTGCAACGTAAAAATCACCTGTTGTCTTGGCTTTGGCCCAGAAGGCGATGCCGATGTACAGCGCAAAGCTTATGCCGACGATGATCCATGTCCATGTTAAGATGCTCATAGTGTAGTATTCTCCTGTAATATGGTTTGTTCGATTTTTATGTTTTGTCTGTTACTGTTCGTCGACGTCGAATTCCTGGTCCAAGCTGTTCATCAGTCTGACATAGACCACAATCAGAATGACGAAGGTGACTAGCGAACCTTGATTGGCAAACCAAAATCCCAAGGGGAAACCGCCAAGTTTGATTTTGTCC
Above is a genomic segment from Desulfobulbaceae bacterium containing:
- a CDS encoding DUF4212 domain-containing protein, with translation MSERKDLRDYWKKNLRYVSILITIWFSVSYLCGILLADSLDKIKLGGFPLGFWFANQGSLVTFVILIVVYVRLMNSLDQEFDVDEQ